One Candidatus Ozemobacteraceae bacterium genomic window carries:
- a CDS encoding BsuPI-related putative proteinase inhibitor, translated as MAVIPGVVYHRIMRRLLPSLILFTALGAVMPSPAAAWRKWEHVQPRELEITLRPETPEVVAGDVATFTINVRNRTDKTVDLRFETGQRWDLAAFHDGTQIWRWSNMLRWEDAPHSIPIRTDRPETTTMAWRTVDRNGGPLPQGVYKVQGMVMCEPRALVTNAVAIRLLPPVERRLDTLKVKVGSHFEVRVPRFAGDRQVRWMIDYDYNDNRIDPVERRSDDKDEIITFVAKRVGHVTVRLYEHPEFKFADSSLERRTFRVEVVERD; from the coding sequence ATGGCGGTCATTCCCGGGGTGGTGTATCATCGGATCATGCGACGCCTGCTTCCCTCCCTGATCCTGTTCACGGCACTCGGCGCGGTCATGCCCTCCCCTGCCGCCGCATGGCGGAAGTGGGAGCACGTGCAGCCGCGCGAACTCGAGATCACTCTCCGGCCGGAGACGCCCGAAGTCGTCGCCGGCGACGTCGCGACGTTCACGATCAACGTGCGCAACCGCACCGACAAGACCGTCGATCTTCGGTTCGAAACCGGCCAGCGCTGGGATCTCGCGGCATTTCACGATGGGACGCAGATCTGGCGCTGGTCGAACATGCTGCGCTGGGAGGACGCCCCGCACAGCATCCCGATCAGGACGGACCGTCCCGAAACCACGACCATGGCCTGGCGGACGGTCGATCGCAACGGCGGGCCGCTTCCGCAGGGCGTGTACAAGGTGCAGGGCATGGTCATGTGCGAGCCGCGGGCCCTCGTGACCAACGCCGTCGCAATCCGCCTTCTTCCGCCGGTCGAGCGACGGCTCGACACCCTGAAAGTCAAGGTCGGCTCCCATTTCGAGGTCAGGGTGCCGCGCTTCGCCGGGGATCGGCAGGTCCGATGGATGATCGACTACGACTATAACGACAACCGGATCGACCCCGTCGAGCGGCGCAGCGACGATAAGGACGAGATCATCACCTTCGTCGCCAAGCGCGTCGGTCACGTCACGGTCCGCCTGTACGAGCATCCCGAATTCAAGTTCGCCGACAGTTCCCTCGAACGACGCACCTTCCGCGTCGAGGTCGTCGAGCGCGACTGA
- a CDS encoding GspE/PulE family protein, whose product MSSPHSSKRTIEELMLEKQILTAEQLEKARNIQAQTLERLEEIIIRLGFMAEKDLLELWAEFLGVAVVDLTNIKVDAKILSLIPEYQAKQYKMIPYKRTGNRLTVVMADPFDIMAQDMIAFLTQCKLDILIAPKAQIELAIKQLYSWEGFSVAGEESFVGGGAGGESGEDIMRRTSEEGPVVQFLNAIFKQAILKRASDIHVEPREDILLVRFRIDGILHDAMTGPKSLLAPLISRIKILSHLDIAERRMPQDGRLKVKMENREIDFRVSTVPSLLGEKAVLRLLQREASFDLDNIGFLPEDLDKLKAVMDEPYGMILVTGPTGAGKTTTLFGMLKYFNNTEINIFTIENPIEYRIDGITQVQTNEKINLDFAQGLRAALRQDPDVILVGEIRDLETAEIAFRASLTGHKVLSTLHTNNAAASINRLIDMGVPAYLVTAAVRAVIAQKLLHRICPHCRTEYRPSPKTIQRLKLPPNKIMGAKFFKGTGCKHCNQSGVYGRQGVYEVLMVTPAIRDVIVDGGGQEATIKRVARLGGMKTLREIAVQRALEGACTLEEVLYVTPSDDEAPGLGAAALAAVLGRGAGQTFVAPTAVAVPAAGAEAGGQVDRPLDMNDPVVRSLMARLEEEFLFFSDEDIAAKLQMSLLQVQEARGSLGLTHDREGFRKRFGRFPEELTEDEVMGLIEDVQERQGRLPDFVFDDPASGEIFARSLTKMALKLLSGRVSDPEQIPSAFSDEFCAGYGMDQAVAWAGGSRFKLVEMVLPERYKPWQFGEAGAWIASGDLGERTREALEWLITTKLGCSRGDLPQMLTAEVMRSCGLDVLLQRHGNSVYRMVQTIYPGVFQPWQFVDEESIIWFREDRYETARAATRWLIESRLALPLEEVPRRLTLRDFHQNSLSKLLDLFNQNLFQVVDNAYPNRFKAWEYSEQSDLWRSADALDKAREATAWLIGERLQWETAKAPAQLTRRHFLNNGLGWMIGSLFNHSPFLALENSFEELKNNEIFQKALFGFAQEIRDITTRWQTLAEKIALNHFGKAKFKVTLPNLKVAAIVPETESIYYNAANQIEYVPQIVVAKLSAYDDFSDFSNWVPYCDRLVYWVLADDRAPGYAPPSHPKIKLAFSDSLIGSLRAKGLLDVVEKVNSLKNGFDRLLDRKAPAGM is encoded by the coding sequence ATGAGCAGCCCTCATTCCAGCAAGCGCACCATCGAAGAGTTGATGCTCGAAAAGCAGATTCTGACGGCCGAGCAGCTCGAAAAGGCACGGAACATCCAGGCGCAGACGCTCGAACGCCTCGAGGAGATCATCATCCGGCTCGGGTTCATGGCCGAAAAGGACCTTCTCGAACTCTGGGCCGAATTTCTCGGCGTGGCGGTGGTCGACCTGACCAACATCAAGGTCGATGCGAAGATCCTGTCGCTGATCCCGGAATACCAGGCCAAACAGTACAAGATGATCCCCTACAAGCGGACCGGCAACCGGCTGACCGTCGTGATGGCCGATCCGTTCGACATCATGGCACAGGACATGATCGCCTTCCTCACCCAGTGCAAGCTGGACATCCTCATCGCTCCCAAGGCGCAAATAGAACTTGCTATAAAACAGCTGTATTCCTGGGAGGGCTTCTCGGTCGCCGGAGAGGAAAGTTTCGTGGGCGGCGGCGCGGGCGGCGAGTCGGGCGAAGACATCATGCGCCGCACGTCCGAGGAAGGGCCGGTGGTTCAGTTCCTCAACGCGATCTTCAAACAGGCGATTCTCAAGCGCGCCTCCGACATTCACGTCGAGCCGCGCGAGGACATCCTGCTGGTCCGGTTCCGCATCGACGGCATCCTGCACGACGCGATGACCGGCCCCAAGAGCCTGCTAGCGCCGCTGATCAGCCGCATCAAGATCCTGTCCCATCTCGACATCGCCGAGCGGCGCATGCCGCAGGACGGCCGTCTGAAGGTGAAGATGGAGAACCGCGAGATCGACTTCCGCGTCAGCACCGTGCCCAGCCTGCTCGGGGAAAAGGCCGTGCTGCGTCTGCTGCAGCGCGAGGCCTCGTTCGACCTCGACAATATCGGGTTTTTGCCCGAGGATCTCGACAAGCTCAAGGCGGTCATGGACGAGCCGTACGGCATGATCCTCGTCACCGGCCCCACCGGCGCAGGCAAGACGACGACGCTGTTCGGCATGCTGAAATACTTCAACAATACCGAGATCAATATTTTCACCATCGAGAACCCGATCGAGTACCGCATCGACGGGATCACGCAGGTCCAGACGAACGAGAAGATCAACCTCGACTTCGCCCAGGGACTGAGAGCAGCCCTGCGCCAGGATCCCGACGTCATTCTCGTCGGCGAGATCCGCGACCTCGAAACGGCGGAAATCGCGTTCCGGGCCTCGCTGACCGGTCACAAGGTGCTCTCGACCCTGCACACGAACAACGCGGCCGCATCGATCAACCGTCTCATCGACATGGGCGTGCCGGCCTACCTGGTCACGGCCGCGGTCCGCGCGGTCATCGCCCAGAAGCTCCTCCACCGGATCTGCCCCCACTGCCGAACGGAGTACCGTCCCTCGCCGAAGACGATCCAGCGGCTCAAGCTGCCGCCCAACAAGATCATGGGAGCGAAGTTCTTCAAGGGCACCGGCTGCAAGCACTGCAACCAGAGCGGCGTCTACGGACGCCAGGGCGTCTACGAGGTGTTGATGGTCACGCCCGCCATCCGCGACGTCATCGTCGACGGCGGCGGCCAGGAAGCGACGATCAAGCGCGTGGCCCGGCTCGGCGGCATGAAGACCCTGCGCGAGATCGCGGTCCAGCGCGCTCTCGAAGGCGCCTGCACACTCGAGGAAGTGCTCTACGTCACGCCGTCCGACGACGAGGCCCCCGGCCTCGGGGCGGCGGCGCTCGCCGCGGTGCTCGGCCGCGGCGCCGGCCAGACGTTCGTGGCTCCGACTGCCGTCGCCGTGCCGGCCGCGGGCGCGGAGGCCGGCGGCCAGGTCGATCGGCCCCTCGACATGAACGATCCCGTCGTTCGGTCGCTGATGGCGCGTCTCGAGGAGGAGTTCCTGTTCTTCTCCGACGAGGATATCGCGGCCAAGCTCCAGATGAGCCTGCTGCAGGTCCAGGAAGCACGCGGCTCGCTCGGTCTCACTCATGACCGCGAAGGCTTCCGGAAACGGTTCGGCCGATTTCCCGAAGAGCTGACTGAAGACGAAGTCATGGGGCTGATCGAAGACGTCCAGGAGCGTCAAGGCCGGCTGCCCGACTTCGTGTTCGACGATCCGGCGTCGGGCGAGATCTTTGCCAGGTCGCTCACGAAGATGGCGTTGAAACTGCTTTCCGGTCGCGTCAGCGATCCGGAGCAGATTCCGTCGGCTTTTTCCGACGAATTCTGCGCCGGCTACGGCATGGACCAGGCCGTCGCCTGGGCCGGCGGAAGCCGGTTCAAACTTGTCGAGATGGTCCTGCCCGAACGGTATAAGCCCTGGCAATTCGGAGAGGCCGGCGCCTGGATCGCGAGCGGCGACCTCGGCGAGCGGACCCGCGAGGCTCTCGAGTGGCTCATCACGACGAAACTGGGATGCAGTCGCGGCGACCTTCCGCAGATGCTGACCGCCGAGGTCATGCGTTCCTGCGGTCTCGACGTCCTGCTCCAGCGCCACGGCAACTCCGTCTATCGCATGGTTCAAACTATATATCCAGGAGTATTTCAGCCGTGGCAGTTCGTCGACGAGGAGTCGATCATCTGGTTCCGGGAAGACCGATATGAGACGGCCCGGGCGGCCACGCGGTGGCTGATCGAATCCCGGCTCGCGCTTCCCCTCGAGGAAGTGCCGCGTCGGCTGACGCTCCGCGATTTCCATCAGAACAGTCTCTCGAAACTGCTCGATCTGTTCAACCAGAACCTGTTCCAGGTCGTCGACAATGCGTATCCGAACAGGTTCAAGGCCTGGGAATATTCCGAGCAGAGCGATCTATGGCGCTCGGCCGACGCGCTCGACAAGGCAAGAGAGGCCACGGCGTGGCTGATCGGGGAACGCCTGCAATGGGAGACGGCGAAGGCGCCGGCCCAGCTGACGCGCCGCCATTTCCTCAACAACGGCCTGGGCTGGATGATCGGCAGCCTGTTCAACCACTCGCCGTTCCTCGCGCTCGAGAACAGCTTCGAGGAGCTGAAGAACAACGAGATCTTCCAGAAGGCGCTGTTCGGCTTCGCCCAGGAGATCCGCGACATCACCACCCGCTGGCAGACGCTCGCCGAGAAGATCGCCCTGAACCATTTCGGCAAGGCGAAGTTCAAGGTGACCCTGCCGAACCTGAAGGTCGCTGCGATCGTGCCCGAGACCGAGAGCATCTACTACAACGCGGCGAACCAGATCGAGTACGTGCCGCAGATCGTCGTCGCCAAGCTCAGCGCCTACGACGATTTCAGCGACTTCTCCAACTGGGTCCCCTACTGCGACAGGCTCGTCTACTGGGTTCTCGCGGACGACCGCGCGCCCGGCTACGCCCCGCCATCGCACCCGAAGATCAAGCTGGCGTTCTCCGACAGCCTCATCGGAAGCCTGCGTGCGAAGGGGCTTCTCGACGTCGTCGAGAAGGTGAACTCGCTCAAGAACGGATTCGACCGGCTTCTCGACCGGAAGGCGCCAGCCGGCATGTGA
- the asnB gene encoding asparagine synthase (glutamine-hydrolyzing) — protein MCGIAGIIDARNPGVDPAVGRRMLARIRHRGDDGRGERLLPHAWLGHQRLAIIDLSDHAAQPFSSSDGRFHLVFNGEIYNYRELSTELASDAPLRSRSDTEVLLRMWQRYGMSCLARIRGMFAFAVWDSAERVLTLVRDRLGIKPLFYTWLDGTLGFASELKALRVLPGRSDELDVRAVSDLLAVGYIGGEKSIFRQIRRLEPGCWLRLDVSSASLSGGTWWDAADLLSGPCRPAGKEEVRELLRQAVERRLVADVEIGCLLSGGIDSSAVLDMAVAQYPHMRTFSAGFPEAGFDERVRAEAFGRSRGVGVEGVEIVPPTLDELRRLSWYFDQPFADSSAWPTWKVCELASQRVKVALTGDGGDEMFGGYETCRADLLAMLGRRFVPGWAFLLRVADRLGNFVPIGYGKVSLEYKVRQFCRWAGADAAFAHFGWRALFESGIRRELLAPDIVRELGEYTPFDRFRAFYDRCDGLDEQRRHFYVDLRTWLADDILVKADTASMAHGLELRSPFLDLDVLARSASIPWRQKFDLASTKKILRESLRGVLPDELIDRPKSGFNSPVSGWLTGPLRDAFVTTVRSPLFRNWFPDTSRIMTLHRELEERRRDWGFALWGLFMFGVWAEVHLGRAGDGPPAG, from the coding sequence ATGTGCGGCATCGCCGGCATCATCGATGCGAGGAATCCGGGAGTGGACCCGGCGGTCGGGCGCAGAATGCTGGCGCGCATCCGGCACCGCGGCGACGACGGCCGCGGCGAACGACTGCTTCCGCACGCATGGCTCGGGCATCAGCGGCTCGCCATCATTGATCTGAGCGATCACGCCGCCCAACCGTTCTCCTCTTCCGACGGCCGGTTCCATCTCGTATTCAACGGGGAAATATATAATTACCGCGAGTTGAGCACCGAACTCGCCTCCGACGCCCCCCTCCGCAGCCGATCCGATACCGAGGTGTTGCTTCGGATGTGGCAGCGATACGGCATGTCGTGCCTGGCGCGCATCCGCGGCATGTTCGCGTTCGCCGTCTGGGACTCCGCTGAGCGTGTCCTGACGCTGGTCCGCGATCGCCTTGGGATAAAACCGTTATTTTATACCTGGTTGGATGGAACTCTCGGCTTCGCCTCGGAGCTCAAGGCGTTGCGGGTTCTGCCGGGAAGGAGCGACGAGCTGGATGTCCGGGCCGTCAGCGACCTCCTCGCCGTCGGATACATCGGGGGCGAGAAGAGCATCTTCCGGCAGATCCGCCGCCTCGAGCCCGGTTGCTGGCTCCGGCTGGACGTTTCCTCGGCGTCGTTGAGCGGCGGCACCTGGTGGGATGCGGCCGATCTGCTCTCCGGGCCATGCAGACCCGCCGGCAAAGAAGAGGTGCGGGAGCTTCTGCGGCAGGCCGTGGAACGCCGGCTCGTCGCCGACGTCGAAATCGGCTGTCTCCTGAGCGGCGGGATCGACTCGTCGGCGGTCCTGGACATGGCTGTGGCGCAGTATCCGCATATGCGGACCTTCTCGGCAGGCTTTCCGGAAGCCGGCTTCGACGAGCGTGTCCGGGCCGAGGCGTTCGGCCGTTCGCGCGGCGTCGGCGTCGAAGGGGTCGAGATTGTTCCGCCCACGCTGGACGAGCTGAGGCGGCTCTCCTGGTATTTCGATCAGCCGTTCGCCGACTCGTCCGCCTGGCCGACCTGGAAGGTGTGCGAACTCGCTTCGCAACGGGTGAAAGTAGCGTTGACCGGAGACGGCGGCGACGAGATGTTCGGCGGATACGAGACGTGCCGGGCCGACCTCCTCGCGATGCTGGGCCGGCGGTTCGTTCCCGGCTGGGCGTTCCTGCTGCGCGTTGCCGACAGACTCGGCAACTTTGTTCCCATCGGGTATGGGAAGGTTTCCCTGGAATACAAGGTGCGCCAGTTCTGCCGCTGGGCCGGCGCCGATGCCGCGTTCGCGCATTTCGGCTGGCGCGCGCTGTTCGAGAGCGGGATCCGCCGCGAACTTCTGGCTCCCGACATCGTGCGCGAGCTGGGGGAGTATACCCCGTTCGACCGGTTCCGGGCGTTCTATGACCGGTGCGATGGCCTTGACGAGCAGCGGCGTCATTTCTACGTCGATCTCCGAACCTGGCTCGCGGATGACATCCTCGTGAAGGCCGACACCGCATCGATGGCGCACGGCCTGGAGTTGCGAAGTCCCTTCCTCGATCTCGACGTGCTGGCGAGAAGCGCGAGCATCCCGTGGCGACAGAAATTCGACCTCGCCTCGACGAAGAAAATCCTCCGCGAGAGCCTGCGCGGCGTTCTTCCCGACGAACTGATCGACCGCCCGAAATCCGGCTTCAACAGCCCCGTATCCGGATGGCTCACGGGGCCGCTCCGCGATGCGTTCGTGACGACGGTCCGCTCGCCGTTGTTCAGAAACTGGTTTCCCGATACGTCGCGCATCATGACCCTGCACCGCGAGCTCGAGGAGCGGCGGCGCGACTGGGGATTCGCCCTCTGGGGGCTGTTCATGTTCGGCGTCTGGGCCGAGGTCCATCTGGGCCGGGCCGGCGACGGGCCGCCGGCCGGCTGA
- a CDS encoding radical SAM protein: MTGRKILLVQPSMGVAGEFVRHPPLSLLYVASGLVKEGFDVRIIDLRASGGNADEVVKALDADVLWVGLTVMGGAPVASALEVSRAVKAAGKYPVVWGGSLATIAPETVLGNPAVDYAISGSGVSSAVRLSHALAAHDMPASDELDCVPGLYSRHEGRIVGRKPFKGFEPVPFREIPYRLIPDYGVYAHFGTSRRVFPIYSAFGCPYRCAFCISPAMYREYKPKWLPLPATEVVDHIEYLRDRYDAGLIYFYDDDSFVNPEHIKGVIDELKRRRIKIPMSFRGARVNEILRMDDAFLDALAESGTEILHVGLESGSPRILALYEKGVTVEDTIEANRRLAKNGKLIAAYNWIVGTPGETREEMAATRRLLLRVLDENPRAVIFQPNKFHPLPGTVMAEVATRHGYRPPATLEEWACEEAEGDKPEPWYTPSIQRDIEMMQVMSYFIDRKAELLPTENSLYYKIIRLIIALYRPFARFRFKKGFSRLLFEYPLFRRMVMRHRKG, from the coding sequence GTGACAGGCCGTAAGATCCTCCTCGTCCAGCCTTCGATGGGCGTTGCGGGTGAGTTCGTCCGGCATCCGCCCCTGAGTCTGCTGTACGTCGCTTCCGGTCTCGTCAAGGAAGGCTTCGACGTGCGGATCATCGATCTCCGCGCCTCGGGCGGCAACGCCGACGAGGTGGTGAAAGCCCTCGATGCCGACGTCCTGTGGGTCGGTCTCACCGTGATGGGCGGCGCGCCCGTCGCCAGCGCTCTCGAGGTCAGTCGCGCCGTAAAGGCGGCGGGGAAGTATCCCGTCGTCTGGGGCGGCTCGCTGGCGACGATCGCACCCGAAACGGTTCTCGGAAACCCCGCCGTCGATTACGCGATCAGCGGCTCCGGCGTCTCGTCCGCCGTTCGGCTGAGTCATGCTCTGGCCGCACATGACATGCCGGCGAGCGACGAACTCGATTGCGTTCCGGGTCTGTATTCCCGGCACGAAGGGCGGATCGTCGGCCGGAAGCCCTTCAAGGGCTTCGAGCCGGTGCCGTTCCGCGAGATCCCGTACCGCCTGATCCCGGATTACGGCGTCTACGCGCATTTCGGAACGTCGCGCCGCGTCTTTCCGATATACAGCGCGTTCGGCTGTCCCTATCGCTGCGCCTTCTGTATATCTCCTGCAATGTACAGGGAATACAAGCCGAAGTGGCTCCCATTGCCCGCGACGGAGGTGGTCGATCACATCGAATATCTCCGGGATCGATACGACGCCGGCCTGATCTACTTTTACGACGACGACTCGTTCGTGAACCCCGAGCATATCAAGGGCGTCATCGACGAATTGAAGCGGCGGCGGATCAAAATCCCGATGAGTTTCCGCGGGGCGCGCGTGAACGAGATCCTGCGCATGGACGACGCGTTCCTGGACGCCCTCGCCGAAAGCGGCACCGAGATCCTGCATGTCGGCCTGGAGTCAGGATCGCCGCGCATCCTCGCCCTGTATGAAAAGGGCGTGACCGTCGAGGACACGATCGAGGCGAACAGGCGGCTTGCGAAGAACGGAAAACTGATCGCCGCCTACAACTGGATCGTCGGAACCCCTGGCGAGACGCGCGAGGAAATGGCCGCGACGCGCCGCCTGCTCCTGCGGGTTCTCGACGAGAATCCCCGCGCGGTCATCTTCCAGCCGAACAAGTTTCATCCCCTCCCTGGGACCGTCATGGCCGAGGTCGCAACCCGCCACGGCTACCGGCCGCCGGCGACCCTGGAAGAGTGGGCCTGCGAGGAGGCCGAGGGCGACAAGCCGGAGCCGTGGTATACACCCTCGATCCAGCGTGACATCGAGATGATGCAGGTCATGTCCTATTTCATCGACCGGAAGGCCGAGCTTCTGCCCACGGAAAATTCGTTATACTATAAAATAATCCGGCTGATCATCGCGCTGTATCGCCCCTTCGCCAGGTTCAGGTTCAAAAAGGGATTCTCCCGCCTTCTCTTCGAGTATCCCCTGTTCCGGCGAATGGTGATGCGGCACAGAAAGGGCTGA
- a CDS encoding glycosyltransferase family 2 protein has translation MTSGGLSVIIPAYNEERAIGAVVTSVFDALSGKVPGSLEVIVVDDGSTDGTAAAVPSGAVLVRHPKNTGYGRSLLSGIDRASHDLIAIIDADGTYDPHDFGEMLPLSDTYDMIIGARRIEKQTVFVKALRLLLRSIILYFTGHHSPDPNSGMRIFRRDIVTSGRELFSLKFSFSTSLTVYSCMTNRFVSYVPIGYGDRTGISKVRHVRDSLRTFFLILSMGLMFRSGHCIFAQMILFLLGGGLLAVFGLIGPGFWGIATGITWIVLHLTVLAAFQAYIMSRLYERLRDRP, from the coding sequence ATGACCAGCGGCGGACTGTCCGTCATCATTCCGGCATACAACGAGGAGCGGGCGATTGGCGCCGTCGTGACATCCGTTTTCGACGCTCTCTCGGGAAAAGTTCCGGGCTCCCTGGAAGTGATCGTCGTCGACGACGGTTCCACCGACGGGACGGCGGCGGCGGTGCCCTCCGGCGCGGTCCTTGTGCGCCATCCGAAGAACACGGGCTACGGGCGATCGCTCCTGAGCGGGATCGACCGGGCGAGCCACGATCTGATCGCGATCATCGACGCCGACGGGACGTACGATCCGCACGATTTCGGCGAGATGCTGCCGTTGTCCGACACATACGACATGATCATCGGCGCCCGCCGGATCGAGAAGCAGACCGTATTCGTCAAGGCTCTGCGACTCCTGCTCCGGTCCATCATCCTGTATTTCACCGGCCACCATTCGCCCGATCCGAACAGCGGCATGCGGATTTTCCGGCGCGACATCGTTACGAGCGGCCGCGAGTTGTTCAGCCTCAAGTTTTCCTTCTCGACGTCGCTGACCGTCTATTCCTGCATGACGAACCGGTTCGTCAGCTATGTGCCGATCGGGTACGGCGATCGGACGGGCATTTCCAAGGTCCGCCACGTCAGGGACTCGCTCCGCACCTTTTTCCTGATCCTGAGCATGGGCCTGATGTTCCGATCCGGCCACTGCATTTTCGCGCAGATGATTCTCTTCCTTCTCGGCGGCGGCCTTCTTGCCGTATTCGGTTTGATTGGACCGGGTTTCTGGGGCATCGCGACCGGAATCACGTGGATTGTCCTCCATCTGACGGTGCTCGCGGCATTTCAGGCGTATATCATGAGCCGGCTGTATGAGAGACTCCGTGACAGGCCGTAA